One Archangium lipolyticum DNA segment encodes these proteins:
- a CDS encoding DNA-3-methyladenine glycosylase 2, with amino-acid sequence MQTLETETCYRALTARDRRFDGLFFVGVSTTGIYCRPVCTARTPRQERCSFYRTAAEAERAGYRACLLCRPELAPGSAPVDSVPRLVASAVSRIEGGFLNESSIDALASELGVTSRHLRRAMESELGVSPVELAQSRRLALAKQLLQDTALPLAEIAFASGFQSVRRFNALFQSRFGMPPSALRRKSGDTEGARSLVLRLDYRPPLDWEQLLGFLRGRAIPGVELVGGDEYRRTVRLGGRTGWLTVRRDGKRPALLAEVSLSLAGVLMQVAARLRALFDLDARPEVIAECLGRDALLGERVKQHPGLRVLGAFDPFELTVRAILGQQVSVRAATTLSGRLVARFGEPVDSPHAEASRLFPLPETLAAAGEDDVAALGMPGARARSLLAVAKAVAEGTVRLDGHAEVDATMAALEALPGIGAWTAHYIAMRALRWPDAFPASDLGIRKALGGLTAKAAVERAEAWRPWRSYAAVHLWTSLSEGAGG; translated from the coding sequence ATGCAGACGCTGGAAACGGAAACCTGCTACCGGGCCCTGACCGCGCGAGACCGGCGCTTCGACGGGCTCTTCTTCGTCGGGGTGTCGACGACGGGCATCTACTGCCGGCCGGTGTGCACGGCGAGGACGCCCCGCCAGGAGCGGTGCTCGTTCTACCGCACGGCGGCCGAGGCCGAGCGCGCGGGCTACCGGGCGTGCCTCCTGTGCCGCCCCGAGCTGGCGCCGGGCAGCGCGCCGGTGGACTCGGTGCCCCGGCTCGTCGCGTCCGCGGTCTCGCGCATCGAGGGGGGCTTCCTCAATGAGTCCTCGATCGACGCGCTCGCGTCGGAGCTGGGGGTCACCAGCCGGCACCTGCGCCGGGCGATGGAGTCCGAGCTCGGTGTCTCGCCGGTCGAGCTGGCCCAGTCGAGGCGGCTCGCGCTGGCCAAGCAGCTCCTCCAGGACACGGCGCTGCCGTTGGCGGAGATCGCCTTCGCGAGTGGCTTCCAGAGTGTCCGGCGCTTCAACGCGCTCTTCCAGTCACGGTTCGGGATGCCGCCTTCGGCGCTGCGGCGGAAGAGTGGCGACACGGAGGGCGCGCGCTCGCTGGTCCTGCGGCTGGATTACCGCCCGCCGCTGGATTGGGAGCAGCTCCTGGGCTTCCTGCGCGGGCGCGCCATTCCCGGGGTGGAGCTCGTTGGTGGGGACGAGTACCGGCGCACGGTGCGGCTGGGGGGCAGGACGGGCTGGCTGACGGTGCGGCGGGACGGGAAGCGCCCCGCGCTCCTGGCCGAGGTCTCGCTCTCGCTGGCGGGGGTGCTGATGCAGGTGGCGGCGCGGTTGCGCGCGCTCTTCGATCTGGACGCGAGGCCGGAGGTCATCGCGGAGTGCCTCGGGCGGGACGCGCTCCTCGGGGAGCGGGTGAAGCAGCATCCCGGGCTTCGTGTGCTGGGGGCGTTCGATCCTTTCGAGCTGACGGTGCGCGCCATCCTCGGGCAGCAGGTCTCCGTGCGCGCGGCCACGACCTTGAGTGGGAGGCTCGTCGCGCGCTTCGGCGAGCCCGTGGACAGCCCGCATGCGGAAGCCTCCCGGCTCTTCCCGTTGCCGGAGACGTTGGCGGCGGCGGGGGAGGACGACGTGGCGGCGCTGGGAATGCCCGGAGCCCGGGCTCGAAGCCTCCTGGCCGTGGCGAAGGCCGTCGCGGAGGGCACCGTGCGGCTGGACGGGCACGCGGAGGTCGACGCGACGATGGCGGCCCTCGAGGCGCTGCCGGGCATCGGGGCCTGGACGGCGCACTACATCGCGATGAGGGCCCTGCGCTGGCCCGATGCGTTTCCCGCGAGCGATCTCGGAATCCGCAAGGCACTCGGAGGACTCACGGCGAAGGCGGCCGTGGAGCGCGCCGAGGCCTGGCGGCCCTGGCGGTCCTACGCGGCGGTACACCTCTGGACGTCTCTCTCGGAAGGAGCAGGCGGATGA
- a CDS encoding methylated-DNA--[protein]-cysteine S-methyltransferase, whose product MTLYTTTLKSPVGPLRVFATEGALTAIYLENHKRAPVLEATGREDHPVLLAARRQLEEYFAGERVTFELPLEPEGTPFQHVVWKALREIPSGVTWSYADLARHIGRAGAARAVGSANARNPLSIVVPCHRVVGTDGKLTGYAGGVPVKQWLLEHEQRHRRP is encoded by the coding sequence ATGACGCTGTACACCACGACCTTGAAGAGCCCGGTGGGGCCCCTGCGTGTCTTCGCCACGGAAGGAGCGCTGACGGCCATCTACCTGGAGAACCACAAGCGGGCTCCCGTGCTGGAGGCGACCGGGCGGGAGGATCACCCGGTGCTGCTGGCCGCCCGGCGCCAGTTGGAGGAGTACTTCGCGGGGGAGCGGGTGACCTTCGAGCTGCCGCTCGAACCGGAGGGAACGCCGTTCCAGCACGTCGTGTGGAAGGCGCTCCGGGAGATTCCGTCGGGCGTCACCTGGTCCTACGCGGACCTCGCGCGCCACATCGGGCGGGCGGGCGCGGCGCGGGCCGTCGGGTCGGCGAACGCGAGGAACCCGCTCTCCATCGTCGTCCCCTGCCACCGGGTGGTGGGCACCGATGGGAAGCTCACCGGGTACGCGGGGGGCGTACCCGTCAAGCAATGGCTGCTCGAGCACGAGCAGCGGCACCGGAGGCCATAG